In a genomic window of Glycine max cultivar Williams 82 chromosome 13, Glycine_max_v4.0, whole genome shotgun sequence:
- the LOC100810256 gene encoding receptor-like protein kinase HSL1-like — MLNLSYNPFFPGRIPPEIGNLTNLQVLWLTQCNLVGVIPTSLGRLGKLQDLDLALNDLYGSIPSSLTELTSLRQIELYNNSLSGELPKGMGNLTNLRLIDASMNHLTGRIPEELCSLPLESLNLYENRFEGELPASIADSPNLYELRLFGNRLTGKLPENLGRNSPLRWLDVSSNQFWGPIPATLCDKGALEELLVIYNLFSGEIPASLGTCQSLTRVRLGFNRLSGEVPAGIWGLPHVYLLELVDNSFSGSIARTIAGAANLSLLILSKNNFTGTIPDEVGWLENLVEFSASDNKFTGSLPDSIVNLGQLGILDFHKNKLSGELPKGIRSWKKLNDLNLANNEIGGRIPDEIGGLSVLNFLDLSRNRFLGKVPHGLQNLKLNQLNLSYNRLSGELPPLLAKDMYRSSFLGNPGLCGDLKGLCDGRGEEKSVGYVWLLRTIFVVATLVFLVGVVWFYFRYKNFQDSKRAIDKSKWTLMSFHKLGFSEDEILNCLDEDNVIGSGSSGKVYKVVLSSGEVVAVKKIWGGVKKEVESGDVEKGGRVQDNAFDAEVETLGKIRHKNIVKLWCCCTTRDCKLLVYEYMPNGSLGDLLHSSKGGLLDWPTRYKIAVDAAEGLSYLHHDCVPAIVHRDVKSNNILLDVDFGARVADFGVAKAVETTPKGAKSMSVIAGSCGYIAPEYAYTLRVNEKSDIYSFGVVILELVTGKRPVDPEFGEKDLVKWVCTTLDQKGVDHLIDPRLDTCFKEEICKVFNIGLMCTSPLPIHRPSMRRVVKMLQEVGTENQTKSAKKDGKLSPYYYDDASDHGSVV, encoded by the exons ATGCTGAACTTAAGCTACAACCCTTTTTTCCCCGGTCGGATCCCGCCGGAGATCGGAAACCTAACGAACCTCCAAGTTCTCTGGCTAACGCAATGCAACCTCGTCGGCGTCATTCCAACCTCCCTCGGGAGGTTGGGAAAGCTACAGGATTTGGACCTCGCGCTCAACGACCTCTACGGTTCCATTCCGAGTTCGCTCACCGAGTTAACCAGCCTGAGACAGATCGAGTTGTATAACAACTCGCTCTCCGGGGAGCTTCCGAAGGGAATGGGGAACCTCACTAACTTGAGGCTCATCGATGCTTCCATGAATCACTTGACCGGAAGGATTCCGGAGGAGCTCTGTTCTCTGCCGCTGGAGAGTCTTAACCTTTACGAGAATCGCTTCGAGGGCGAGTTGCCGGCGAGCATTGCTGATTCGCCGAATTTGTATGAATTGAGGCTCTTCGGTAACCGGCTTACCGGAAAGTTACCGGAGAATCTCGGGAGAAACTCGCCGCTCCGGTGGCTTGATGTTTCGAGCAACCAGTTCTGGGGGCCAATTCCGGCGACGCTGTGTGACAAGGGGGCGCTAGAGGAGCTTCTGGTGATTTACAATCTTTTCTCCGGGGAGATTCCGGCGAGCCTCGGCACGTGCCAGAGCTTGACACGTGTGAGGCTCGGTTTTAACAGACTCTCCGGCGAGGTTCCCGCGGGGATCTGGGGGCTGCCGCACGTGTACCTGCTCGAGCTTGTTGATAACTCGTTTTCCGGTTCCATTGCGAGGACCATTGCTGGTGCTGCGAACTTGTCGCTGTTGATTTTGTCCAAGAACAACTTCACGGGAACGATTCCCGATGAGGTTGGGTGGTTGGAGAATCTCGTCGAGTTTTCAGCTAGTGATAATAAATTCACTGGTTCGCTTCCTGATAGTATTGTGAATCTTGGGCAGCTTGGGATTcttgattttcataaaaataagcTCTCTGGGGAGCTTCCGAAAGGGATTCGTTCTTGGAAGAAGCTCAACGATTTGAATCTGGCGAACAATGAGATTGGTGGGAGGATTCCTGATGAGATTGGGGGTTTGTCCGTGCTGAATTTTCTGGACCTTTCTAGAAACCGGTTTTTGGGGAAAGTCCCTCACGGGTTGCAGAATCTGAAGCTGAATCAGCTCAATTTGTCTTATAACCGATTATCCGGTGAATTACCTCCTTTGTTGGCTAAGGATATGTATAGGTCTAGTTTTCTAGGGAATCCTGGGCTGTGTGGGGATTTGAAGGGGTTGTGTGATGGGAGGGGTGAGGAGAAGAGTGTGGGTTATGTTTGGCTGCTTCGAACGATTTTTGTTGTTGCCACTTTGGTTTTCCTTGTTGGTGTGGTTTGGTTTTACTTTAGGTACAAGAATTTCCAGGACTCGAAGAGGGCTATCGATAAGTCGAAATGGACGTTGATGTCGTTTCATAAGCTGGGTTTTAGTGAAGATGAGATTTTGAACTGTCTTGATGAGGATAATGTGATTGGAAGCGGATCGTCCGGGAAGGTCTACAAGGTTGTGCTTAGCAGTGGGGAGGTTGTGGCTGTGAAGAAGATATGGGGAGGGGTTAAGAAGGAGGTGGAGAGTGGGGATGTTGAGAAGGGTGGTAGGGTTCAGGACAATGCTTTTGATGCTGAGGTTGAAACTTTAGGTAAAATCAGGCATAAGAACATTGTTAAGCTGTGGTGTTGCTGTACCACTAGGGATTGCAAGCTCTTGGTTTATGAATATATGCCTAATGGAAGTCTTGGTGATTTGCTTCATAGCAGTAAGGGAGGGTTGTTGGATTGGCCAACAAGGTACAAGATAGCTGTGGATGCTGCAGAAGGCCTCTCTTATCTGCACCATGACTGTGTTCCCGCAATTGTTCATAGAGATGTGAAATCTAACAATATTCTGTTGGACGTGGACTTTGGTGCGAGGGTGGCTGATTTTGGAGTAGCTAAGGCGGTTGAAACCACGCCCAAAGGAGCTAAATCCATGTCCGTCATTGCTGGCTCTTGTGGCTATATTGCACCAG AATATGCATATACACTTAGAGTGAACGAGAAGAGCGACATATACAGTTTCGGGGTTGTCATACTCGAGTTGGTCACTGGAAAACGCCCCGTGGACCCTGAATTTGGGGAGAAAGACTTGGTTAAGTGGGTGTGCACAACCTTGGACCAGAAAGGCGTGGACCATTTAATTGATCCAAGGCTTGATACTTGTTTCAAAGAAGAGATTTGCAAGGTCTTCAACATTGGACTCATGTGCACTAGTCCTCTTCCTATCCACCGGCCTTCAATGAGAAGAGTGGTGAAGATGTTGCAAGAGGTGGGAACAGAGAACCAAACCAAGTCTGCAAAGAAAGATGGAAAGTTATCCCCTTATTACTATGACGATGCCTCGGATCATGGAAGTGTTGTTTAA